A window of the Candidatus Eisenbacteria bacterium genome harbors these coding sequences:
- a CDS encoding NADH-quinone oxidoreductase subunit M — protein sequence MSESHILAWIIFLPLAGAGLLMFYPKDQEEAIRRTALLVALVVAGFCVPLLTGFQSVANLQYVEKLSWIPAWGVEYHVGLDGISLFLVLLTAFLIPLAILASWGDIRERVKEFHIFFLILETGIMGALLSMDLFLFYIFWELMLIPMYFIIGVWGGGRRVYAALKFVLYTIIGSLLMLVAILWVVLSHQAETGRMTFNLLILYEHQLPHAAQWWCFLAFGLAFAIKVPIFPFHTWLPDAHTEAPTAGSVILAGVLLKMGTYGFLRFAMPLFPQAALAAQPYILVLAVVGIIYGALVAMMQDDVKRLVAYSSVSHLGFVMLGLFSLNIEAFQGSLYQMLNHGLSTGALFLLVGMIYGRRHTRLIADYGGLARTVPLFAASFLFITLSSIGLPGLNGFVGEFLILLGAFGSKMWTAILGGLGVVLGAFYMLWLCQRFLFGPVTHAENKGLRDLNLREGLTLIPIFFLVIYMGVSPKPLLDRMEPSLIKALDRMTAHMEPLPVEHSPQMHSWMEPASEASPPETMGPPAPAAAQPESSEMAAAPKSEIVHKIEDRVDL from the coding sequence ATGAGTGAAAGCCATATCCTTGCTTGGATCATCTTTCTCCCCCTCGCGGGGGCCGGGCTCCTCATGTTTTATCCGAAGGATCAGGAGGAAGCCATCCGCCGCACGGCGCTGCTCGTCGCGCTTGTCGTGGCCGGTTTCTGCGTTCCCCTTCTGACAGGGTTTCAATCCGTCGCCAACCTCCAATATGTTGAGAAACTATCTTGGATCCCAGCCTGGGGCGTGGAATATCATGTGGGTCTTGATGGGATCTCCCTATTCCTCGTGCTGCTCACCGCTTTCCTGATACCCCTCGCGATCCTCGCCTCCTGGGGCGATATTCGCGAGCGTGTCAAAGAGTTCCATATCTTCTTTCTCATCCTGGAAACCGGCATCATGGGCGCCCTGCTGTCGATGGATCTTTTCCTTTTCTATATTTTCTGGGAACTCATGCTCATTCCGATGTATTTCATTATCGGCGTGTGGGGCGGCGGCCGCAGGGTTTATGCGGCGCTGAAATTTGTTCTTTACACAATCATCGGTTCTCTGCTCATGTTGGTGGCCATTCTCTGGGTTGTTCTCTCGCATCAGGCCGAAACAGGGCGGATGACATTCAATCTCTTGATCCTCTATGAGCATCAGCTGCCTCACGCGGCGCAGTGGTGGTGTTTCCTGGCGTTCGGGCTTGCTTTCGCCATCAAGGTTCCAATCTTTCCTTTTCATACCTGGCTGCCGGACGCTCACACCGAAGCGCCGACGGCGGGAAGTGTTATCCTGGCCGGGGTGCTTCTGAAAATGGGAACCTACGGGTTCCTCCGTTTCGCCATGCCGCTTTTCCCACAGGCCGCCTTGGCCGCACAGCCCTATATTCTGGTGCTGGCCGTGGTTGGGATTATCTACGGCGCCCTTGTCGCCATGATGCAGGATGATGTCAAGAGGCTGGTGGCCTATTCCTCTGTCAGCCATCTTGGATTTGTAATGCTGGGGCTCTTTTCCTTGAATATAGAGGCCTTCCAGGGGAGTCTTTACCAAATGTTAAACCACGGTCTCTCCACGGGGGCGCTCTTCCTTCTCGTGGGGATGATCTATGGCCGGCGCCATACCCGGCTCATCGCGGATTACGGCGGTCTGGCGCGGACGGTGCCGTTATTCGCAGCGTCATTTCTCTTTATTACACTGTCCAGTATCGGATTGCCGGGGCTCAACGGTTTTGTGGGCGAGTTCCTCATTCTTCTGGGCGCCTTCGGATCAAAGATGTGGACGGCGATTCTCGGTGGATTGGGGGTGGTGCTGGGCGCCTTCTATATGTTGTGGCTTTGTCAGAGATTTCTCTTCGGCCCTGTCACTCATGCGGAAAACAAGGGGTTGCGTGATCTCAATCTCAGAGAAGGATTGACCCTGATCCCGATCTTTTTCCTCGTTATCTATATGGGGGTGTCACCCAAGCCCCTGCTGGACCGGATGGAGCCCAGCCTTATCAAAGCCTTGGATCGGATGACAGCTCATATGGAGCCCCTCCCGGTTGAACATTCCCCGCAGATGCATTCATGGATGGAGCCCGCATCGGAGGCCTCTCCGCCGGAGACCATGGGGCCGCCGGCGCCCGCCGCAGCGCAGCCGGAGTCCAGTGAGATGGCTGCAGCCCCGAAATCCGAAATCGTCCACAAAAT